GTTCCTCCTCGACACGAACGTCGTCTCGGAGCTTCGAAAGGGCGGCCGGGCCGACCGAAACGTCGTCGCGTGGTTCGAGTCGCTCGACGCGGACGACCTCTATCTGAGCGTCCTCGTCGTCGGCGAGATCCGGCGCGGGATCGAGAAGATTCGCCGCCGCGACCCGAAGTCAGCCCAGGCCCTCGACCGCTGGCTGTCCGCGCTTTCGGCGGGGTTCGAAGACAGAATTCTGCCGGTGGATCGCCCGGTCGCCGAGGAGTGGGGGCGAATGAACGTGCCGGACCCGCTGCCCGTCCTCGACGCCCTCATGGCCGCGACCGCGAAGGTGCATGGCCTCGTCCTCGCGACGCGCAACGTCAAGGACGTCGCGTCGACGGGAGTCCGGACCCTGAACCCGTTCGTCGCCTGAGTCGGGTTCGGCCAGGCGCTACTTCTCCCTCTCCTTGAACCCCTTCAGCTCGAGGCGTTGGGAGAGGAAGCGGCGGAACTCTTCGGGCGGGATCGAGGCGACCTGGCGGCCGGTTTTGTTCTCGATCTCCTTGAGCGTCTTCTCCCACAGGTGCTCGCGGCGCGCGATCTCGTCGAGGTCGCGGACCTTGCCGAACTCCTGCACGTACTTGTTGTGCCGGCAGAGCATCCGGAACGCGTTCTCGGTGTTCGGGCGCCGGAGCGGGAGGCCGAGGATCCTGACGTCGTTGCCAACGTCGTGGATCGGCTGGCCCCACTCGCCGTAGCCGCCGAAGATCGTCCCGAGCTTGTCGAGCGCGTTCGCGAGCTTCGGCTCGCCGCTCCTCTCGAGGACGGCCTTGACGACCGGGAGCGTCACGTTGCGGAAGAGCGTCGGATCCGCGAGGCGCACGTCGATCCCGATCTCCTCGCGCGTGATCCGCGCGATGTCCTCGGACCGGATGCGGTTGTCCGTCGCGAGGTGGATGCGCTCTCCGATGGACTCGGGCACGGTGAGCGCCGCGAGGATGCCCTCGACGACGCGGTCCACGGGGACGATGTTCAGCTCGGCGGAGCGGTCGCCGGGGAACGCGGACGCAATCGACCCGATGAGCCACGCCTTGCCGCGCCCGACGGCGTCGGACTGGAGGGCGTCCATCGCCTCCTTGCTCCGGCCGAAGGCGTTGATCGGGGCGTTCACGACCTTCGTGTCGCCGCGGTTGTTGCCCGTCTTGCTGTGGCCGATCACGATCGAGGGAAGCAGCTGCGAGACGCGGAGGCCCTTTTCGATGAGCGTGTAGTCCGTCTCGAGCGAGGCCATCGCTTTCGTCAGCTCGTAGAAGTTGTTGTAGAAGTTGCGCGGGAAGACGAGGGCCGACTCCTGCGCCGTCGTGCGCTTCTTGCGCCCGTGGATGTAGGACGTCTCGATCGCTATGTGCTGGATGAACTTCGAGCCCTTCGCGTCCTGGAGCGACAGCGCGAACTCGAGCGCATTGCGGGCACCCTGCACGTTCGCGCGGAAGGAGTTCTCGTACGCGTCGTCGAAGGAGACGCTCGCGGCGCAGTGGACGACGTGCGTGATCGAGCGCTCGAGGCGCTTGAGCTCGCCGTCGGCGATGCCGAGCCGCGGCTTCTCGATGTCGCCGTCCACGAAGACGAATTTCTTCGCCTTCGCGCCGGAGATCCCGATGCGCTTCAGGAGAATCGCCCCGCGCTGCTTCGGCGAGAGGACCTTCACGACCTCCCTCGTCTTCGGGTCGCGGATCTTTTCGGGCCGGACGACGCACACGATCCGCTCGATGCGCCGGTCGGTCGACGCCTGGAAGAGGATCTCCTTGCCGAGGAAGCCCGTGGCGCCCGTCAGGAGGACGTGGAGCTTCGGGCTGCGCCCGCGGGCCTTCAGGAGCGCCCGCGCGTCCTTCTGCAGCTTTTCCATCCGCGCCTTGACGTCCTTCTCGGAGAGGTGGGAGGCCTCGCGGAACTTGAAGAACACGTTGCGCTCGGAGACGCCGATGAGCTTCTTCGCCTGCGTCTCGACGGCGCGGCTGCCGGTCGCCTGGCCGAGAGCCTCGGCGATCTTCAGGCCGAGGAGGTTCACCTTTCGAAGGCCATCCTTGACCGTCTGCTCGTTGCCGGTCCACGAGATCGCGCGGCTCGCGAGGAACTGCGCGGTCACCTCGATCGGGTTCTTGTCGCGGTGGGCCGAGACGAGGAGCTCGTCGGGGTCGATCGGACGGAGGATCTCCTTGCCCGTCGCGAGGCTCACCTTGGCGATGTAACGCGACGGAGAGCTCTCCCACGCCATCTCGCCCTTGGGGTTGACGGTCGGCACGAGGTCGGCTCCGCGTTTGGCGGAGATGGGCGAGTCGGGGACGGGCTTCGACGGTGACATGGGCTGGTCCTCCGGAAAGGGGGACCATTCTAGACGCGCCGGAGGAGAGCGGCCGCTCTCGTGTTTACGCGGCGTCAGCCGAGGGCCGAGACGACGTGGGCCCCGCCGAGCGCAACGGCGAGCGCCGAGTCGTTCCCGGCCTCCACGTAGAGCGTGGCCGTCGGGTCGCCGACGAGGGCGATCTGGCCCGCGGAGACGACCCGCGACTCCTCGGCGTCCACGAGCGTGACCTTGCCGGCGAAGACCGCGATCGCGTGAAGACCCACGAACACCCAGCGCGCTCCGGGCGGCGGCCCGAAGCGCAGGACCGTGATCCCGCCGCCCGCATGCCGCGAGCGCAGGCCGGTGATGCCGGAGACGCCGCGGCCCGAGAGGTCGTCCCTTCGGATGTGGTGGCTCGGACGGGGAGAGGATTTTGAGATTTCTTCGAATGAGGAAGAGGGGGAGAAGAGCAGGACGTCGCCGGGGCCGGCGGCGCCGCCCGGCTCGAGCACCAACAGCGCCGAGGAGCGCTCCTTCCCCTCTTCACCTTCAAAGAAAAAACCACCCGTGCCGTCGGCGAGGCGCAACAGGCGCGGCGCGGGAATCTCCCCGAATGCGTAGACCGCCACGCCCGGCGCGTGCGCCGTGGGTGGCGGAGGCGGTACCGGGCCGACGCGGTCGTCGTCGCGCGGAATGGCGCTCGTGATTGCCTGCGGCTTGTCGCGCCATCCCTCCCGCGGCTTCTTCCCGAACGGCCAGACCATCCCGAGGACTTTAGCGGAACTCCCGCGCCTCAGCGCCCGAGGATTTCGTTCAGGCGCTGGGCGCCCGCGCGGCTGACGGGAAGGCGCGT
This Acidobacteriota bacterium DNA region includes the following protein-coding sequences:
- a CDS encoding SDR family oxidoreductase, whose translation is MSPSKPVPDSPISAKRGADLVPTVNPKGEMAWESSPSRYIAKVSLATGKEILRPIDPDELLVSAHRDKNPIEVTAQFLASRAISWTGNEQTVKDGLRKVNLLGLKIAEALGQATGSRAVETQAKKLIGVSERNVFFKFREASHLSEKDVKARMEKLQKDARALLKARGRSPKLHVLLTGATGFLGKEILFQASTDRRIERIVCVVRPEKIRDPKTREVVKVLSPKQRGAILLKRIGISGAKAKKFVFVDGDIEKPRLGIADGELKRLERSITHVVHCAASVSFDDAYENSFRANVQGARNALEFALSLQDAKGSKFIQHIAIETSYIHGRKKRTTAQESALVFPRNFYNNFYELTKAMASLETDYTLIEKGLRVSQLLPSIVIGHSKTGNNRGDTKVVNAPINAFGRSKEAMDALQSDAVGRGKAWLIGSIASAFPGDRSAELNIVPVDRVVEGILAALTVPESIGERIHLATDNRIRSEDIARITREEIGIDVRLADPTLFRNVTLPVVKAVLERSGEPKLANALDKLGTIFGGYGEWGQPIHDVGNDVRILGLPLRRPNTENAFRMLCRHNKYVQEFGKVRDLDEIARREHLWEKTLKEIENKTGRQVASIPPEEFRRFLSQRLELKGFKEREK
- a CDS encoding type II toxin-antitoxin system VapC family toxin, whose translation is MKFLLDTNVVSELRKGGRADRNVVAWFESLDADDLYLSVLVVGEIRRGIEKIRRRDPKSAQALDRWLSALSAGFEDRILPVDRPVAEEWGRMNVPDPLPVLDALMAATAKVHGLVLATRNVKDVASTGVRTLNPFVA